From Skermanella sp. TT6, a single genomic window includes:
- a CDS encoding class I SAM-dependent methyltransferase: MSTPQPLLSASVPAQPSPVPANQRVIKLLVRQDARDAQRIDWLCEQIVRNRFMPVPPPENVFVGDGDFRAIGAEFLKHFVKLGDLRPADRVLEIGCGIGRMALPLTQYLTGGTYDGMDVVPDGIDWCSRTITPAYPAFRFHHLDVANDLYNPQGRIDPTAVTLPFRDQGFDFVLLTSVLTHLQAAEALAYAWEISRLLRPGGRCFISLFLMNDVAREGLRGGDRRLAFDPDAEGPTWLADPAVPSAAVAHDEAFLLDVFASVGLKPAKPAVYGTWCGRTNAVSYQDLLVLEKAALP, from the coding sequence ATGAGCACGCCCCAACCCCTCCTTTCGGCGTCCGTTCCCGCCCAGCCCTCCCCCGTTCCCGCCAATCAGCGCGTGATCAAGCTGCTGGTCCGCCAGGACGCGCGGGACGCCCAGCGGATCGACTGGCTGTGCGAGCAGATCGTCCGCAACCGCTTCATGCCGGTTCCCCCGCCGGAGAACGTCTTCGTCGGCGACGGCGATTTCCGCGCCATCGGGGCCGAGTTCCTGAAGCATTTCGTCAAGCTGGGCGACCTGCGCCCGGCCGACCGCGTGCTGGAGATCGGCTGCGGCATCGGCCGCATGGCGCTGCCGCTGACCCAGTACCTGACCGGCGGCACCTATGACGGCATGGACGTGGTGCCGGACGGCATCGACTGGTGCTCGCGGACCATCACGCCGGCCTATCCGGCGTTCCGGTTCCACCACCTGGACGTGGCGAACGACCTGTACAATCCGCAGGGCCGGATCGATCCGACCGCCGTCACCCTGCCGTTCCGCGACCAGGGCTTCGACTTCGTGCTGCTGACCTCCGTGCTGACCCATCTCCAGGCGGCCGAGGCCCTGGCCTACGCCTGGGAGATCAGCCGGCTGCTGCGCCCCGGCGGCCGCTGCTTCATCAGCCTCTTCCTGATGAACGACGTCGCCCGCGAGGGCCTGCGCGGCGGCGACCGGCGCCTGGCCTTCGACCCGGACGCGGAAGGCCCGACCTGGCTGGCCGACCCGGCGGTCCCGTCGGCCGCGGTCGCCCACGACGAGGCGTTCCTGCTCGACGTCTTCGCCTCCGTCGGGCTGAAGCCGGCCAAGCCGGCCGTCTACGGCACCTGGTGCGGCCGGACCAACGCGGTCAGCTACCAGGACCTGCTGGTGCTGGAGAAG